A stretch of Henckelia pumila isolate YLH828 chromosome 4, ASM3356847v2, whole genome shotgun sequence DNA encodes these proteins:
- the LOC140863812 gene encoding transcription factor GTE6-like isoform X1: protein MQFLFPILDNCMESVNVSGENVTNAAFGNMEGAAAQVDDFNPKVDDLSAMVDKLEQRVNEIEQFYLYAKIKEPNTSRSASILKDKEKEKHIPSMKKLHQDASRREAAAAKRMQELMRHFGTLFRQITQHKWAWPFMQPVDVEGLGLDDYYQIIDRPMDFSTIKNQMEAKDGTGYKHIREICSDVRLVFKNAMKYNDEKSDVHVMAKVLLEKFEEKWLQILPKVVEEEEKREAEEAEAQMNIQLAQEAAYAKLARDINNELYEVDMHIEELRDKVIKKCRKISTIEKRKLGLAVAQLCPENLSKVLEIVALNNPNFEATAEEVELDINAQSESTLWRLKYFVKDVLKVKRKSSSKDENNDITSREAAADNHDNNIVSKRKREICDALAKTAKKLKKKPST from the exons ATGCAATTTCTTTTCCCAATCTTGGACAATTGTATGGAATCAGTGAATGTGTCAGGTGAGAATGTTACAAATGCGGCATTCGGAAATATGGAGGGTGCCGCTGCTCAAGTGGATGATTTTAATCCCAAAGTAGATGATCTGTCTGCTATGGTTGACAAG CTTGAGCAAAGAGTGAATGAAATCGAGCAATTTTACTTGTATGCGAAAATAAAGGAACCAAACACTTCTAGAAGTGCCTCTATTCTGAAGGACAAAGAAAAAGAGAAACATATTCCCAGCATGAAGAAGCTACATCAGGATGCTTCACGTAGAGAAGCAGCAGCCGCAAAGAGAATGCAAGAGCTCATGCGGCACTTTGGAACCCTATTTCGTCAG ATCACGCAGCACAAGTGGGCATGGCCATTTATGCAACCAGTAGATGTTGAAGGACTTGGGTTGGATGACTACTATCAG ATTATTGACAGGCCAATGGACTTCAGTACCATAAAAAATCAAATGGAGGCCAAGGATGGTACTGGATATAAGCATATTCGTGAGATATGTTCTGATGTGAGGCTGGTTTTTAAAAATGCGATGAAATACAATGATGAAAAGAGTGATGTTCACGTTATGGCCAAAGTCTTGCTGGAAAAATTTGAGGAGAAGTGGCTGCAGATACTGCCAAAAGTTGTTGAAGAG GAAGAAAAACGTGAAGCTGAGGAAGCTGAAGCACAAATGAACATTCAGCTAGCTCAGGAGGCAGCTTATGCGAAGTTGGCTAGGGATATAAATAATGAG CTATATGAGGTTGATATGCATATTGAAGAGCTCAGGGACAAGGTGATTAAAAAGTGCAG GAAGATATCTACCATAGAGAAAAGAAAGCTAGGGCTTGCTGTTGCCCAATTATGTCCCGAAAATTTAAGTAAGGTACTCGAGATAGTAGCACTAAATAACCCGAACTTTGAAGCCACAGCTGAAGAGGTGGAGCTTGACATAAATGCTCAG AGTGAATCTACATTGTGGAGACTGAAATATTTTGTGAAGGACGTGTTGAAGGTTAAGCGCAAGAGTTCAAGCAAGGATGAAAACAATGACATCACTTCTCGAGAAGCTGCTGCTGATAACCACGATAACAATATAGTCTCCAAACGCAAACGAGAGATATGCGATGCTCTTGCCAAGACTGCAAAGAAACTTAAGAAAAAGCCTTCGACTTAA
- the LOC140863812 gene encoding transcription factor GTE1-like isoform X2, giving the protein MLHVEKQQPQRECKSSCGTLEPYFVRQVNIVFRQCYMSTQNQPPAEKNVFTLCLHRLITQHKWAWPFMQPVDVEGLGLDDYYQIIDRPMDFSTIKNQMEAKDGTGYKHIREICSDVRLVFKNAMKYNDEKSDVHVMAKVLLEKFEEKWLQILPKVVEEEEKREAEEAEAQMNIQLAQEAAYAKLARDINNELYEVDMHIEELRDKVIKKCRKISTIEKRKLGLAVAQLCPENLSKVLEIVALNNPNFEATAEEVELDINAQSESTLWRLKYFVKDVLKVKRKSSSKDENNDITSREAAADNHDNNIVSKRKREICDALAKTAKKLKKKPST; this is encoded by the exons ATGCTTCACGTAGAGAAGCAGCAGCCGCAAAGAGAATGCAAGAGCTCATGCGGCACTTTGGAACCCTATTTCGTCAGGCAGGTCAACATAGTATTTAGACAATGTTACATGTCCACGCAAAACCAACCTCCAGCAGAAAAAAATGTTTTCACTTTATGCCTACATCGATTG ATCACGCAGCACAAGTGGGCATGGCCATTTATGCAACCAGTAGATGTTGAAGGACTTGGGTTGGATGACTACTATCAG ATTATTGACAGGCCAATGGACTTCAGTACCATAAAAAATCAAATGGAGGCCAAGGATGGTACTGGATATAAGCATATTCGTGAGATATGTTCTGATGTGAGGCTGGTTTTTAAAAATGCGATGAAATACAATGATGAAAAGAGTGATGTTCACGTTATGGCCAAAGTCTTGCTGGAAAAATTTGAGGAGAAGTGGCTGCAGATACTGCCAAAAGTTGTTGAAGAG GAAGAAAAACGTGAAGCTGAGGAAGCTGAAGCACAAATGAACATTCAGCTAGCTCAGGAGGCAGCTTATGCGAAGTTGGCTAGGGATATAAATAATGAG CTATATGAGGTTGATATGCATATTGAAGAGCTCAGGGACAAGGTGATTAAAAAGTGCAG GAAGATATCTACCATAGAGAAAAGAAAGCTAGGGCTTGCTGTTGCCCAATTATGTCCCGAAAATTTAAGTAAGGTACTCGAGATAGTAGCACTAAATAACCCGAACTTTGAAGCCACAGCTGAAGAGGTGGAGCTTGACATAAATGCTCAG AGTGAATCTACATTGTGGAGACTGAAATATTTTGTGAAGGACGTGTTGAAGGTTAAGCGCAAGAGTTCAAGCAAGGATGAAAACAATGACATCACTTCTCGAGAAGCTGCTGCTGATAACCACGATAACAATATAGTCTCCAAACGCAAACGAGAGATATGCGATGCTCTTGCCAAGACTGCAAAGAAACTTAAGAAAAAGCCTTCGACTTAA
- the LOC140860617 gene encoding F-box protein At5g49610-like gives MASPELSSDTIFKILTQITSLKSLDTCKVVSKEWKKMIYESSFTSIHCEGTKIKSGYFIQDIRHNEYVSKFVSCDSTLPKECLPKKVKILACASNQGILCCEKQLGKQQCRYYVCIPMTREWRALPNPKIRHRTTAMAMIVLRSQPLRFKIIRLSRRRIIEPLKQLSSYRVEIFDSEIRGWKEEQEDVILPYDEFICTNPAVSASNALHWLTTEANVLSYDVAKNSFDVFSLPKLVKEDINGSYRSKHLSEYQGKLGFTCLTEKGDIDLWTVDDIKIHSWKKEIKSGNIESLGEVATHPSPAGFYNSDVAFLTAFCEVGFYMLQDCSFRTVKLNELDDAREVFRFRSDIEPANLRLI, from the exons ATGGCTTCTCCAGAATTATCTTCAGACACCATATTCAAGATTCTAACTCAAATCACATCCTTAAAATCATTGGATACATGCAAAGTTGTATCCAAAGAATGGAAGAAGATGATATACGAATCGAGTTTCACGTCGATTCATTGCGAGGGGACGAAGATTAAGTCGGGATACTTCATCCAAGACATAAGGCACAATGAGTATGTGTCCAAGTTTGTATCTTGTGATAGCACTCTCCCCAAAGAATGTTTACCCAAAAAAGTCAAGATTTTGGCTTGTGCCTCCAACCAAGGGATATTGTGCTGTGAGAAGCAACTCGGAAAACAACAATGTCGTTACTATGTTTGCATCCCCATGACAAGAGAATGGAGAGCTCTTCCAAACCCGAAAATTCGCCATCGAACCACAGCTATGGCCATGATAGTTCTGAGATCCCAACCCCTTCGTTTCAAAATAATCCGATTATCACGACGAAGAATTATAGA GCCATTGAAACAACTTTCCAGCTATAGAGTTGAGATATTTGATTCGGAAATAAGAGGTTGGAAGGAAGAACAAGAAGACGTTATATTGCCATACGATGAGTTTATATGCACCAACCCCGCAGTGTCCGCCTCCAATGCTTTGCATTGGCTTACAACTGAAGCCAATGTTCTCTCATACGACGTCGCAAAGAACAGTTTCGACGTCTTTTCATTACCAAAACTCGTGAAAGAAGACATTAATGGTTCTTACAGGAGCAAACATCTGTCGGAGTACCAAGGCAAACTCGGATTCACCTGTCTCACGGAAAAGGGCGACATTGATCTTTGGACTGTGGATGACATAAAGATCCACTCGTGGAAGAAAGAAATTAAGTCGGGGAATATCGAATCCCTTGGAGAGGTTGCCACGCATCCATCTCCGGCGGGGTTCTACAATTCCGACGTTGCATTCTTGACGGCATTCTGTGAAGTTGGATTTTACATGCTCCAAGATTGTAGTTTTCGGACAGTGAAGCTAAATGAATTAGATGATGCACGAGAAGTTTTTAGATTTAGATCAGATATAGAGCCTGCTAATCTTAGGTTAATATGA